From the Manis javanica isolate MJ-LG chromosome 13, MJ_LKY, whole genome shotgun sequence genome, one window contains:
- the CD70 gene encoding CD70 antigen, translating into MQRRPRAPMAEEGSGCQVPRLPWAPILRVALPLVLVAVLVYCFLCSQHLAQQRRQRESPGGDIAELQLNHTGRRQDSRLHWQGGPALGRSFMHGPELHKGQLRVQRNGIYRLHIQVTLTNCSSSARTARPRGASLAVGICSPAARSVSLLRLGFQQRCAVASQRLTPLLRGDTLCTNLSLPLLPSRNADETFFGVQWVHP; encoded by the exons ATGCAGCGCCGCCCGAGGGCCCCGATGGCGGAGGAGGGCTCTGGCTGCCAGGTGCCCCGCCTGCCGTGGGCGCCCATCCTGCGCGTCGCTCTGCCGCTCGTTCTCGTCGCCGTGCTGGTATATTGCTTCCTCTGCAGCCAGCACCTGGCTCAGCAGCGGCGGCAGCGCGAGTCACCTGGG GGGGACATAGCTGAGCTCCAGCTGAACCACACAG GACGGAGGCAGGACTCCAGGCTGCACTGGCAGGGGGGCCCCGCCCTGGGCCGCTCGTTCATGCACGGACCGGAGCTCCACAAGGGGCAGCTGCGTGTCCAGCGCAATGGCATCTATAGACTGCACATCCAGGTGACGCTGACCAACTGCTCCTCCTCCGCCCGGACCGCCAGACCCCGAGGGGCCAGCCTGGCCGTGGGCATCTGCTCCCCTGCCGCCCGAAGCGTCAGCTTGCTTCGACTCGGCTTTCAGCAACGGTGCGCCGTGGCCTCCCAACGCCTGACTCCCCTGCTCCGCGGGGACACGCTCTGCACCAACCTCAGCCTGCCTCTGCTGCCCTCCCGAAACGCCGATGAGACCTTTTTTGGGGTTCAGTGGGTACACCCATGA